A stretch of Arachis hypogaea cultivar Tifrunner chromosome 15, arahy.Tifrunner.gnm2.J5K5, whole genome shotgun sequence DNA encodes these proteins:
- the LOC112748435 gene encoding uncharacterized protein, with protein sequence MDRKGVLSFALICIVVAGVGGQSPAAAPTTTPATPAATTPAASPAQAQAPSSKPKSPAPVASPKSSPPASSPKAAATPVSTPAATPSKSVAPAPVAKAPASTPPAVAPVSTPPAPVSSPPAPVPVSSPPAKSPPTPAPTSTPPASSPPAPVVAPSAEVPSVAPAPTKSKKKTKKGKKHGAPAPSPDLLGPPAPPLGAPDASSPGPSTSANDESGAESIRCLKKVLGCLALGWASLVLIF encoded by the exons ATGGATCGCAAAGGTGTTCTCTCCTTCGCATTGATCTGCATTGTCGTCGCCGGCGTCGGAGGTCAATCCCCGGCGGCAGCCCCGACTACAACCCCGGCAACTCCTGCTGCTACTACTCCGGCAGCATCTCCAGCTCAAGCACAAGCTCCTTCTTCAAAGCCAAAATCACCGGCGCCGGTTGCTTCTCCCAAGTCATCTCCGCCAGCTTCGTCTCCGAAGGCCGCCGCAACACCGGTGTCAACTCCAGCTGCAACTCCGTCAAAGTCAGTTGCTCCAGCTCCGGTGGCCAAGGCTCCCGCATCGACACCACCTGCGGTTGCTCCAGTGAGCACTCCACCGGCACCAGTGAGTTCTCCACCAGCTCCGGTTCCCGTTAGCTCGCCGCCGGCGAAGTCTCCACCTACACCCGCACCGACAAGCACTCCTCCTGCAAGTTCTCCACCAGCACCTGTGGTAGCACCAAGCGCTGAGGTTCCTTCTGTTGCTCCTGCTCCCACGAAGTCAAAGAAGAAGACTAAGAAGGGTAAGAAGCACGGTGCACCTGCACCCTCACCGGATTTGCTTGGCCCTCCAGCACCGCCGCTGGGAGCTCCTGATGCTTCGTCCCCTGGTCCTTCTACTTCTGCCAATGACGAG AGTGGAGCTGAATCCATCAGATGCTTGAAGAAGGTGTTGGGATGCTTAGCTTTGGGCTGGGCTTCCCTTGTTTTGATCTTCTAA
- the LOC112748437 gene encoding aspartic proteinase 36: MARAWTLFTLILWVAELVLWGDGSDVLLLQNAEKGSPPAMILPLHLSAPNSSNFNFNHHRQLRGSHPNARMRLHDDLLRNGYYTTRLWIGTPPQRFALIVDTGSTVTYVPCSTCQHCGTHQDPSFQPDLSKTYHPVKCTSRCNCDNKKNQCTYERRYAEMSSSSGVLGEDVVSFGNQSDLAPQRAVFGCENVETGDLYSQHADGIMGLGRGELSIMDQLVEKKVVSDSFSLCYGGMDVGGGAMVLGGMSSPADMVFTHSDRYRSPYYNINLKEIHVAGKRLPLNTKVFNGKHGTVLDSGTTYAYLPQFAFLAFKHAIMKEAKSLKRIPGPDPNYNDICFSGAGIDVSQLSNKFPAVDMVFDNGHKLSLSPENYLFRHSKVRGAYCLGVFPNENDLTTLLGGIIVRNTLVMYDREHSKIGFWKTNCSELWQRLHISDAPPPVPPNAKGTNSSNSTALEPSVAPSATLYNLHQDELQIAQITIVISFNISYLDMKPFITELAGLIAHELDVNASQVHLMNFTSFGNGSLSQWVITPRTYADYISNTTAMSIIAQLSEHGIRLPETFGNYKLLSWNVEPPRKRSWLQQYYLVVALAVMLTLLLLVAALGIFLILKNREEIVHSYKPVDVVVPEQELQPL; this comes from the exons ATGGCGCGAGCTTGGACTCTGTTCACTCTGATTCTATGGGTGGCAGAGTTGGTTCTTTGGGGAGATGGAAGCGATGTGTTACTGCTGCAAAATGCAGAGAAGGGCTCTCCTCCTGCCATGATTCTCCCTCTCCATCTCTCTGCTCCTAATTCTTCCAACTTCAACTTTAATCATCATCGCCAACTTCGAGGATCCCACCCTAACGCTCGCATGAGACTCCACGACGATCTCCTCCGAAACGG GTACTATACCACGCGGCTATGGATCGGTACTCCGCCGCAGAGGTTTGCTCTTATTGTGGATACGGGGAGTACTGTTACTTATGTTCCTTGCTCTACTTGCCAACACTGTGGTACGCACCAG GATCCAAGTTTCCAGCCAGACTTGTCAAAAACCTATCATCCTGTCAAATGCACCTCGCGATGTAACTGTGACAATAAGAAGAACCAGTGCACATATGAGAGACGGTATGCTGAAATGAGTAGTAGTAGCGGGGTCCTAGGTGAGGATGTCGTATCCTTTGGAAATCAGAGTGACCTTGCCCCACAGCGTGCTGTTTTTGGCTGTGAAAACGTTGAGACTGGTGATCTGTACAGTCAGCATGCTGATGGCATCATGGGTTTGGGCCGTGGTGAATTAAGTATCATGGATCAACTGGTTGAAAAAAAAGTAGTAAGTGATTCGTTCTCACTTTGCTATGGTGGAATGGATGTTGGTGGAGGTGCAATGGTTCTTGGTGGCATGTCTTCCCCAGCAGACATGGTTTTTACACATTCAGATCGTTATCGAAG TCCATATTATAATATCAATCTGAAGGAGATACATGTTGCGGGGAAAAGATTGCCTCTAAACACAAAGGTGTTCAATGGAAAACATGGAACTGTCTTGGATAGTGGCACAACTTATGCATACCTACCACAATTTGCATTTCTCGCTTTTAAACATGCC ATTATGAAGGAAGCCAAGTCTTTGAAGCGAATCCCTGGTCCAGATCCAAATTACAATGATATATGTTTTTCTGGTGCTGGGAT TGATGTCTCTCAACTCTCTAATAAATTTCCAGCTGTTGACATGGTATTTGATAACGGTCACAAATTGTCACTGTCACCTGAAAATTACTTGTTCCGG CATTCAAAGGTGCGAGGTGCATATTGTCTTGGGGTTTTCCCAAATGAAAATGATCTAACTACCCTCTTAGGAG gtaTCATTGTCCGTAACACACTTGTAATGTATGATCGTGAGCATTCAAAAATTGGTTTCTGGAAAACTAATTGTTCTGAGTTATGGCAAAGACTACACATATCAGATGCCCcaccacctgtgcctccaaatgcTAAAGGAACAAACTCATCCAATTCCACTGCACTAGAGCCTTCAGTTGCTCCATCTGCAACACTGTATAATTTACATCAAG ATGAACTCCAAATTGCTCAAATTACAATTGTAATTTCATTTAACATTAGCTACTTGGATATGAAGCCTTTCATTACTGAATTGGCCGGACTCATAGCTCATGAGCTGGATGTTAATGCTTCACAG GTTCACTTAATGAATTTTACTTCTTTTGGAAATGGTTCTCTCTCTCAATGGGTCATAACCCCAAGGACATATGCTGATTACATTTCTAACACCACAGCAATG AGTATAATTGCCCAGCTTTCTGAACATGGAATACGACTTCCTGAGACATTTGGAAATTATAAGTTACTTAGTTGGAATGTTGAGCCTCCACGGAAACG GAGTTGGTTGCAACAATATTATTTGGTTGTGGCTCTGGCTGTTATGCTTACATTGCTTCTACTAGTAGCAGCCTTAGGAAtattcttaattttgaaaaacagagaggAAATTGTGCACTCGTACAAGCCGGTTGATGTGGTTGTGCCAGAGCAGGAACTTCAGCCATTATGA